One Stigmatopora nigra isolate UIUO_SnigA chromosome 1, RoL_Snig_1.1, whole genome shotgun sequence DNA segment encodes these proteins:
- the LOC144207567 gene encoding espin-like protein has protein sequence MTEGDLTRIEKQIENLQVMHKVSEVEKELEELEQELHQLLPVSAALTQGHFSVNPKQVHGQAEDLPAWCSKISSCLKSMAILLATLGGKEIDILELISPNCSQQVAKNVAASQPDPATGFVGRSQSFSTKEDVEKEMKQFGVSVKNLKANYEIQSEYAYSNETRGCKRQNSLPIVSKSSSKLDVVHGDEASYSIGQSKSNTNGTLVEKPISNFVEEPVIMASYAPPMYASTKIMTQTKIEELNQVLSTDPVLNNHQLTRSLEVQTDLTYVQECIETRKERIVFLFLEHWRKYTISESYRTGKKVNNLDLSHENIILIDMEGQIVTDSQSDDDKLLLFMKSKQVVGKLLGHWRTIMSQVPSRQIRRLSRAQMIYWPEHFLPHLDGAPVSYESLTLDLFMLGYFQLLEMNMSRSERKFRHLLCYEMFDRIGRHQWEVIKNFHKEVLEEIEKGKRDWVDGFEDIKVKYFGDSDDKGGVMTASLHSMSPEAFVPMEESLPPPPSHPPPPPPPNLHPTLTQTSRGNSCIHPIAPSEDGVLNYSKVGEENTLLDPLKHSQMDLKGTKQMSYHELNAQKEAGQSMLDIHNMDPVKKREKDIKTKAEPVDRMLPNCKDDSIKVIYELKEFSNEEIISYIDRSFAFWKEKEAELFVI, from the coding sequence ATGACCGAGGGTGATCTCACCCGCATTGAGAAGCAAATTGAGAACCTACAAGTGATGCACAAGGTCTCAGAAGTTGAAAAAGAGCTAGAAGAACTCGAACAAGAGCTTCATCAACTTCTACCAGTTTCCGCAGCGCTCACCCAAGGTCATTTTTCCGTAAATCCAAAGCAAGTACACGGGCAAGCTGAAGACCTCCCGGCCTGGTGTAGTAAGATTTCTAGCTGTCTCAAAAGTATGGCTATTCTTCTTGCCACACTTGGAGGGAAAGAGATTGACATCCTGGAACTGATAAGTCCCAATTGCTCTCAACAAGTCGCAAAAAATGTGGCAGCAAGTCAACCAGATCCAGCTACGGGATTTGTTGGACGTTCTCAGTCCTTCTCTACAAAAGAAGATGTGGAGAAGGAAATGAAGCAGTTTGGTGTTTCAGTCAAGAACCTTAAAGCCAATTATGAAATCCAGTCCGAGTATGCATATAGTAACGAAACAAGGGGGTGTAAACGTCAGAATTCACTCCCAATTGTCAGCAAGTCAAGTAGTAAACTTGACGTAGTTCATGGAGATGAAGCAAGTTACTCCATTGGCCAGTCTAAGTCCAATACAAATGGTACTTTGGTGGAAAAACCCATCTCAAACTTTGTTGAAGAACCAGTTATTATGGCATCTTATGCTCCTCCAATGTATGCAAGTACTAAGATAATGACTCAAACCAAGATTGAAGAATTGAACCAAGTTCTTTCTACAGACCCGGTTTTAAACAATCACCAACTTACAAGAAGTTTAGAGGTACAGACTGATCTTACTTATGTCCAAGAATGCATTGAAACACGGAAAGAGAGGATTGTCTTCCTGTTTCTCGAACATTGGCGCAAGTACACTATCTCAGAATCTTATAGAACTGGCAAAAAAGTCAATAATCTGGATTTGAGCCATGAGAATATCATTCTCATTGACATGGAGGGGCAGATTGTCACTGATTCTCAAAGTGACGATGATAAGCTCCTACTTTTCATGAAGTCCAAGCAGGTAGTAGGAAAATTACTCGGCCATTGGAGAACCATCATGAGCCAAGTACCCAGTCGCCAAATTCGCAGACTAAGTCGAGCCCAGATGATTTATTGGCCAGAGCATTTTTTGCCACATCTTGACGGCGCACCTGTAAGCTATGAAAGCTTGACACTGGACCTTTTCATGCTTGGATACTTCCAACTGTTGGAAATGAACATGTCTCGCAGTGAACGAAAATTCCGACACCTTCTCTGCTACGAAATGTTTGATCGTATAGGTAGGCATCAGTGGGAGGTTATAAAGAACTTTCACAAGGAGGTATTGGAGGAAATCGAGAAAGGGAAGAGAGACTGGGTGGATGGTTTTGAAGACATCAAGGTCAAGTATTTTGGAGACTCCGATGACAAGGGAGGCGTAATGACAGCCTCGTTGCATTCAATGTCTCCAGAAGCCTTCGTTCCTATGGAAGAGTCACTTCCGCCACCGCCCAGTCATCCGCCGCCACCTCCACCTCCAAATCTACATCCTACTCTCACACAAACATCGCGAGGAAATTCATGTATTCATCCTATAGCACCATCTGAGGATGGGGTATTGAACTATAGTAAAGTTGGAGAAGAAAATACTCTGTTAGACCCACTAAAACATTCACAGATGGATTTAAAGGGGACTAAACAAATGTCATATCATGAGCTGAATGCTCAGAAAGAGGCGGGGCAGAGCATGCTGGACATACATAACatggatccagtaaaaaaacgGGAAAAGGATATTAAAACCAAAGCAGAACCGGTTGATAGAATGTTACCAAACTGTAAAGATGACTCAATTAAAGTGATCTATGAGCTGAAGGAGTTTAGTAATGAGGAGATTATTAGTTACATTGATCGAAGTTTTGCCTTCTGGAAGGAAAAGGAGGCGGAGCTTTTTGTCATCTGA
- the arhgef16 gene encoding rho guanine nucleotide exchange factor 16, which yields MSQNQPDGRVGNQVPLILESHISTVLHISEPGDEYSQSQSSATVQQETHKTQEDGTHRLAVPQPVILSTQSPAALKLGTQQLIPKNLAVASRPKNRHHTTVVTFPLGLENSSHGSRIRHSTQGPDVSWEDYDSDGDGFALRRNRRNKSYRAAVTSLDVEAMARGKDAVNTLKPVKEGRASSPGGARSPGRKRTLGRKRNRNQRGSFKDATPRLYQEIRERGLHSTNQDELLDDFVVVEAPVEDQSIVVKSYRPAQLTWSQLPQVKDNGILDMISSQERKRQEAIFEIITSEHSYLHSLGILVRHFKENEALRKTMTATEHHHLFSNISVIHQVSKRFFEDLERRHYDNPVIRDISDIVQNHAAHHFDPYIVYCSNETFQQRTLQKLLTNNGAFKDTLKQIEGSSECGGLPMISFLILPMQRVTRLPLLLDTICQKTPDKTAEYFAAVWALHAISKLVGSCNDGARRMERTEQMYTIQKQMEFGKIKPFPLVSSSRWLKKRGELAVGAEEVSIWRAFSNKTNYLFLFNDVLIVTKKKSEESFVVMDYATIENLEVEASQETEAQTSSPGKNSSSQCLSFRLLMIKNSEGRAEHITFVAESRVDRARWIGALNEHKQKELFACKDSMCQYEATKAYMPKEPDELGLKQAELVIVQTKEEEWCYGERMRDGERGWFPTNCATEITDLTAIEENMQRMKRLRKETNV from the exons ATGTCTCAAAACCAGCCAGATGGCCGTGTGGGTAACCAGGTTCCTCTGATTTTGGAGAGCCATATATCCACAGTGCTCCATATATCTGAGCCCGGCGACGAATATTCCCAATCGCAAAGTTCCGCTACTGTCCAACAAGAGACCCACAAAACCCAAGAGGATGGAACTCACAGACTGGCGGTGCCCCAACCCGTGATTTTGAGCACCCAAAGCCCAGCGGCGCTGAAGCTCGGCACTCAACAACTCATCCCCAAAAACCTAGCGGTGGCCAGTCGCCCCAAAAACCGGCATCACACCACAGTGGTGACATTCCCCTTGGGATTGGAGAACTCCAGTCACGGATCTCGAATCCGACATTCGACCCAGGGGCCCGACGTGAGCTGGGAGGACTATGACAGCGATGGAGACGGCTTCGCTTTGAGGAGGAACCGGAGGAACAAGTCGTATAGGGCGGCTGTGACCAGCTTGGACGTGGAGGCCATGGCGAGAGGAAAAGACGCCGTCAACACACTCAAACCTGTCAAAGAAGGACGGGCGTCCAGTCCCGGTGGAGCTCGCAGTCCTGGGCGGAag CGAACCCTAGGGAGAAAGAGGAACCGCAACCAGCGAGGATCCTTCAAAGATG CAACGCCGCGCCTCTACCAGGAGATCCGAGAACGAGGTTTGCATTCGACCAATCAGGATGAGCTTCTGGATGACTTTGTGGTGGTGGAGGCGCCGGTGGAGGACCAGAGCATTGTGGTGAAGAGCTACAGGCCGGCACAACTCACCTGGAGCCAACTTCCACAA GTGAAAGACAACGGGATTCTGGACATGATCTCATCTCAAGAGAGAAAGCGACAAGAG GCCATCTTTGAAATAATCACATCGGAACACTCATACTTGCACAGTTTGGGCATTTTGGTGCGACATTTTAAGGAGAATGAAGCTTTGAGGAAAACCATGACGGCAACAGAGCACCATCACCTCTTCTCCAATATCTCGGTTATCCACCAAGTCAGCAAACG CTTTTTTGAGGATCTTGAGCGGCGTCACTATGACAACCCTGTGATCCGTGATATCAGCGACATTGTACAGAACCACGCCGCACACCACTTTGACCCATACATCGTCTACTGTTCCAACGAGACTTTCCAACAAAGGACATTGCAGAAGCTCCT GACCAATAATGGTGCCTTTAAAGACACCCTGAAGCAAATTGAAGGGAGCAGTGAATGTGGAGGCCTACCAATGATCTCTTTCCTCATTCTTCCCATGCAACGGGTTACCAGACTGCCACTATTGCTCGAT ACTATTTGCCAGAAGACCCCTGACAAGACAGCGGAGTATTTTGCCGCAGTCTGGGCGCTGCACGCCATTAGCAAG TTGGTCGGCAGCTGTAATGACGGTGCGCGGCGGATGGAGAGAACGGAGCAGATGTACACCATCCAAAAACAGATGGAGTTTGGGAAAATCAAG CCATTTCCACTAGTGTCATCGTCACGCTGGCTAAAGAAACGTGGCGAGCTGGCTGTCGGTGCTGAAGAGGTTAGCATCTGGAGGGCATTCAGCAACAAGACCAATTACTTGTTTCTTTTCAACGATGTCCTCATCGTCACAAAGAAGAAGAG TGAGGAGAGCTTTGTGGTCATGGACTACGCCACCATAGAAAACCTGGAAGTGGAGGCGAGCCAAGAAACGGAGGCGCAGACATCGTCACCGGGCAAGAACAGCTCCAGTCAGTGTCTGTCCTTCAGGCTGCTCATGATCAAGAACAGTGAAGGCAGAGCAGAGCATATTACTTTCGTGGCAGAGTCAAG GGTGGACCGAGCACGTTGGATAGGCGCGCTCAACGAACATAAGCAGAAAGAGCTTTTCGCCTGTAAAGATA GTATGTGCCAGTATGAGGCCACAAAAGCTTACATGCCCAAAGAGCCGGACGAATTAGGACTAAAGCAAGCCGAGCTTGTTATTGTCCAGACCAAGGAGGAAG AATGGTGCTATGGGGAGCGAATGCGTGATGGTGAGAGAGGTTGGTTTCCCACCAACTGCGCTACAGAGATCACCGACCTCACGGCCattgaggagaacatgcaacgaATGAAACGCCTTCGCAAGGAGactaatgtttga